In the Tenrec ecaudatus isolate mTenEca1 chromosome 16, mTenEca1.hap1, whole genome shotgun sequence genome, one interval contains:
- the LOC142428712 gene encoding olfactory receptor 13A1-like, translated as MAAGNQTAVLEFSLEGFSEDPRLQGLLSSLFLLLYLVALVGNSLIVAAVSLSSVLHTPMYFFLVNLAILDIACTSTVLPKLLQGLVARANTISYRGCLAQLFFLTWFLGAELLLLTAMAFDRYVAICRPLHYGTMMSWPLCALLATTVWMVSAISTSVHTGLMARLTFCGPNRIQHFLCEIPTLLLLSCSPTALNSVMIVIADVYFGVVNFLLTLASYGCIVASVLRIRSAVGKRRAFSTCSSHLLVVILYYSTVIYTYVLPGSGTSMENGKVVAVLYTAISPALNPLIYTLRNKDVKAALWKVAPSSK; from the coding sequence ATGGCAGCAGGCAACCAGACGGCGGTGCTGGAGTTCAGCCTGGAAGGCTTCTCAGAAGACCCTCGGCTCCAGGGCCTCCTCTCcagccttttcctcctcctctaccTGGTCGCCCTGGTGGGAAACAGCCTCATCGTGGCAGCTGTCAGCCTGAGTTCAGTCCTGCACACTCCCATGTACTTTTTCCTGGTCAATCTGGCCATTCTGGACATCGCCTGCACCTCCACTGTGCTCCCCAAGCTGCTGCAGGGCCTGGTGGCTCGTGCCAACACCATCTCCTATCGCGGCTGCCTGGCCCAGCTGTTCTTCCTGACCTGGTTCCTGGGGGCTGAGCTTCTCCTGCTCACAGCCATGGCTtttgaccgctatgtggccatctgtcGGCCACTGCACTATGGCACCATGATGAGCTGGCCTTTGTGCGCATTGCTGGCCACGACAGTGTGGATGGTCAGTGCCATCAGCACTTCCGTGCACACAGGCCTCATGGCCCGACTGACCTTCTGTGGCCCCAACCGCATCCAGCACTTCTTGTGTGAGATCCCcacgctgctgctgctgtcctGCAGCCCCACGGCCCTTAACAGTGTCATGATCGTCATCGCAGATGTCTACTTTGGTGTGGTCAACTTCCTGCTCACCCTGGCCTCCTATGGCTGCATTGTGGCCAGCGTGCTGCGCATCCGCTCAGCTGTGGGCAAGCGCCGTGCCTTCTCCACCTGCTCCTCGCACCTGCTGGTGGTCATCCTGTACTACTCCACCGTCATCTACACTTACGTCCTCCCGGGCTCTGGCACATCCATGGAGAACGGCAAGGTGGTGGCCGTGCTGTATACTGCCATCAGCCCTGCTCTGAATCCCCTCATCTACACGCTGCGCAACAAGGATGTGAAAGCCGCCCTCTGGAAGGTGGCCCCCTCCTCCAAGTGA